The proteins below are encoded in one region of Shewanella algae:
- the purD gene encoding phosphoribosylamine--glycine ligase, which produces MQVLVIGGGGREHALAWKAAQSAAVETVFVAPGNAGTALEPKLENLAIEATDIPALLAFAKQQQIALTIVGPEAPLVLGVVDAFRTEGLNIFGPTEAAAQLEGSKAFTKDFLARHRIPTADYQNFTEIAPAKAYVTELAGRTGFPVVIKADGLAAGKGVIIAQDQTEADAAIDDMLAGNKFGEAGSRVVVEEFLRGEEASFIVMVDGNNILPMATSQDHKARDNADNGPNTGGMGAYSPAPVVTQTVHDWVMANVIRPTVDGMAAEGNVYTGFLYAGLMVATDGSAKVLEYNCRFGDPETQPIMMRLKSDLVELCLAACRGELDKVSAEYDQRAAVGVVMAAGGYPDDYRKGDVIEGLSLGNNEAKVFHAGTKMVDGHVVTNGGRVLCATALGNTVTEAQQAAYALVDEVHWDDVYFRTDIGYRAIAREQA; this is translated from the coding sequence ATGCAAGTACTCGTGATTGGTGGTGGTGGTCGTGAACATGCCCTGGCCTGGAAGGCAGCGCAATCTGCCGCCGTGGAAACCGTATTTGTTGCTCCGGGGAATGCCGGCACGGCGCTGGAGCCCAAGCTGGAAAACCTGGCGATAGAAGCCACGGATATCCCTGCGTTGCTGGCCTTTGCCAAGCAACAACAGATAGCCCTCACCATAGTCGGCCCAGAGGCCCCTCTGGTACTGGGAGTGGTCGATGCCTTCCGCACCGAAGGCCTGAATATCTTTGGCCCCACCGAAGCGGCAGCGCAACTGGAAGGCTCCAAGGCCTTTACCAAAGACTTTCTTGCCCGCCACCGGATCCCAACCGCCGACTACCAGAACTTCACTGAAATTGCCCCGGCCAAGGCCTATGTTACCGAACTTGCCGGTCGCACAGGTTTCCCTGTGGTGATCAAGGCCGATGGTCTGGCCGCAGGTAAAGGGGTGATCATCGCCCAGGATCAAACCGAGGCCGATGCCGCCATCGATGATATGCTGGCAGGCAACAAGTTCGGCGAAGCCGGCTCCAGAGTGGTCGTGGAAGAGTTTCTGCGCGGCGAAGAAGCCAGCTTTATCGTGATGGTCGACGGCAACAATATTCTGCCCATGGCCACCAGCCAGGATCACAAGGCCCGTGACAACGCCGACAACGGCCCCAACACAGGCGGCATGGGTGCTTACTCCCCGGCGCCGGTCGTCACCCAAACAGTGCATGATTGGGTCATGGCCAATGTTATCCGGCCAACGGTTGACGGCATGGCCGCCGAAGGCAATGTCTACACCGGCTTCCTCTATGCCGGCTTGATGGTTGCCACCGATGGCAGCGCCAAGGTGCTGGAATACAACTGCCGCTTTGGCGACCCCGAGACTCAACCTATCATGATGCGCCTCAAGTCGGATCTGGTGGAGCTCTGCCTGGCCGCCTGCCGTGGTGAGCTGGACAAGGTCAGCGCCGAATATGATCAGCGTGCCGCCGTCGGTGTGGTCATGGCCGCCGGGGGTTATCCGGATGATTACCGCAAGGGTGATGTTATCGAAGGGCTGTCACTCGGCAATAATGAAGCCAAGGTGTTCCACGCCGGTACCAAGATGGTCGATGGCCATGTAGTCACCAATGGCGGCCGGGTATTGTGCGCCACCGCTTTGGGCAACACAGTGACCGAGGCCCAACAGGCCGCTTATGCCTTGGTGGATGAAGTCCATTGGGACGATGTCTACTTCAGAACCGACATAGGCTATCGCGCCATTGCCCGCGAGCAGGCATAA